ACCGCCAGCGGTGAAATTCCTGAGGTTGAAGAAGACGATATCATAGCCCTGGATATTGAAGATCCTGAAGGCAAGTTCAACATGGAGCAGTTTCAACAGCTTGCTGCGTTCTTTTTTGAAGAGCAAGAGTATGTCGTTTGCACACCGCTTGATCCTCTTCTATTTTTTGCCAAAATTAACGCCCAAGGCGAACCCCAACTTCTCTCTCCTGAAGAGTTTCAAGAGCTAGTGGAACTTGATGAATTTAAGGCGCTTCAAGCTCAATTAGAGAGTGAAGCCGAAGATTTTGAAGATGAAAACTAACAAAATTCACGGTTAGCCCCTGATCAATCATGAAGATTGCTTCCCGATTCTCTAAATGGTTCTTTTTCCTAGCTGTATTCCCTGTCACCGTTGGATTCTGTGGTTGGCAGGGTTGGTCGTGGTGGAGTTGGGCAAGCGCACCGCCGATCGCAGGTGCAGTCGCGCCTACCGAAAAAAATGCAGTTCAAATTGAAATTCCTCAAGGTGCAGCCGCCCAAGAAATTGGTGAGACTCTGAAGGCAGCCGGATTAATTCGGTCTATTGATGCTTGGAACCTATGGACTCGCTGGCAAACTTTGCAAAACCGTGAGGGTAGTTTTCAAGCCGGAGCTTATGAACTCTCGCCTAATCAGCCGTTAGAAGCGATCGCCAACACCATTTGGCAAGGCAAAATTACTGAACAAAGCTTTACGATTCCTGAAGGCTGGTCGATGGTGCAAATGGCAGACTACCTGGCTGGGCAAGGGCTATTTTCTAAGGAAGAATTTTTAGCCGCCGTCCAACAGGTGCCGCGCGATCGCTATCCCTGGCTACCCGAAGGCATTCCTCATCTAGAAGGATTCCTCTATCCTGATACTTATAAGCTTCCCACTGGAGAAGTTAGCCCACCCGTCGTCATTAATCAAATGCTCGATCGCTTTGAGCAAACTGCCTTACCCATTTATCAACAGGCACAGGGTAAAACCTCTTATACGCTGCTTCAGTGGGTAATCTTATCTAGCATCGTTGAAAAAGAAGCCGTCGTCAGCACCGAGCGTCCGCAGATTGCCAGCGTCTTTGCCCGCAGGCTGCGAGAGAATATTCCTTTAGGCTCAGACCCTACTGTGGAATACGCTCTAGGAATTCGCCAAACGGTTGAACAGCCCCTGACCTACGCGCAAGTACAAACGCCATCGCCTTACAATACCTACATCAATGCAGGGTTGCCACCTACGCCCATCTCCAGCCCCGGTATCGCAAGTCTTGAAGCTTCTACCGCTCCCGCCAATACTGAGTTCTTGTACTTTGTCGCTCGCTACGATGGCACCCATGTGTTTAGCAAAACTCTGGCTGAACATGAAGCGGCACAGGTAGCGATTCAAGATGGGGTCGCTGCTCAGAATAAAGAAAAGCCTGGAACCATAAACTAGCCATTTATCAAGAAAAATCTTCAACGAGAACTTTCAAGAAGAAAGGTGGTCAGCACATCAGAAAATGATAGCGGCGATCGCCCTTTGGAAGTCTCTAGACAGATTGGAGAGTGTGAGAGAATCTAATAGAGGTTCAGGTATTTCTACCATCAGGTAGGGAACAGTAGGTACATCTCTAGGGATAAGGTTTAATTAAGCACGACCTAACTAGATTTACAACCTGTTTAACTCAAAAGATCTATTGAGCCTTGCCATTAGAGCGCTTCTATCCAACCGTTCATAACCACCTTCAGGCTTTCCTCATTTATTCATGTTGTCTAAACCTTCCCGTATGAACTGGGGTAAACTCTTACAACCAGATTTAATGCTAGGTAATTCAGTTCTTACTCTGACTCCAGAGGTTTTGCAACAGCATAATCTTAAAGGATTGGTTTTGGATGTAGACGATACCCTCGTACCGTTCAGTATGCCTGAAGCCTCTGAGGAACTGCGGCAGTGGGTCGAACTGCTGCGACCTACCGTAGAACTTTGGTTGGTGAGCAACAATCTTAGCCAAAATCGCATTAGTCGAATTGCCCGTTCCCTGAACCTGCCTTATATTTTGGGGGCACGCAAGCCTTCCCGCCGAAAGTTACGACAGGCTACAGAAGCTATGAATTTACCCGTACATCAAATTGCCATGGTGGGCGATCGCTTATTTACTGATGTTCTGGCGGGCAATCGGCTTGGCATGTTTACCGTTTTGGTGGAACCCATGCTCAACCCCGCGCGGAAGAAACAGCGTTACCACATCCGCAACTTTGAGGTATGGCTTTCTCAAATTTTGGGCGCGACTCTGTCTCCTAAAGAAGAGCTTTGATTCTCCTTAAGAAGAGATTTGGCACTCATAAAAGTAATACTTCTCAACATGTTGCAAAATCTAAACACAAATATAAAAATAAAGTTAAGGAAATCTTCGGGATCTGACATCACTGATATTCTAATTTCAGTAAGAGATTAAAGGGGTCAGCCAATTTTAGACCCTTGCCTGTTAAAACTTATTTATTTGTAGAGCGCTAGCCTTCACTGATAGAGGGGTGGCGCTCTATAGCTTTGTCCCTCTTTGTCCTTTGTTCCTCAATCTCTATCAGATCTTTACTTTCAGAGGATGTCTGAGAAGTATCAAGGATTCTTATACTCGCCCCCCAACCCCCCATTCTGGGGGACTTCCGCACCAGTCCTCCTTCAAAGTCCCCCAGAATGGGGAATTTAGGGGGCGGATCGGATAACAATCTAGACTTCTCAGACATCCTCTCAGATAAGATCGAGGAAAATCCGCCGCTTTATGTCTCAAACCCTCGTCATCAAAATTGGCACCTCCAGCCTCACCCAACCCAGCACAGGGTTCCTAGCATTAGCAACTTTAGCCCAACTGGTCGAAACCTTGAGCCAGCTTCGTAGTCAAGGATATCAGGTGATTTTGGTTTCGTCGGGTGCAGTAGGCGTGGGCTGCGCGAGGTTAGGCTTGATCGATCGCCCTCGAACGATCGCCATGAAACAAGCAGTGGCAGCCGTGGGGCAAGGGCGATTAATGCGAGTTTATGATGACTTGTTTTCTATCTTACAGCAGCCCATTGCCCAGGTATTGCTCACCCGCAGCGACTTAGAGCGGCGCAGCAGCTATATCAATGCTTATCGCACGTTTCGCCAGCTGCTTAAGCTGGGAGTCATCCCAATTGTGAATGAGAACGATACGCTGGCGATCGAAGAAATTAAGTTTGGCGACAATGATACCCTGTCGGCACGAGTTGCCAGTTTAGTCAAAGCCGACTGGCTGTTTTTACTGACCGATGTTGCCCAACTTTACTCAGCAGACCCGCGCTCAAATCCTAATGCCCAGCCTATTTCTATCGTGGATAATATCGCTGATTTGGTCGATGTAAAAGTGGGCGATCGCGGTTCTGACTGGGGCACAGGCGGTATGATCACCAAAATTGAGGCAGCGCGAATTGCCACAGCCGCAGGAATTCGCACGGTGATTACAGAAGGGCGATCGCCTCAAAACATTATCAAAATCCTTCAAGGCGAAGCCATTGGTACCCTATTTGAGCCACAGATTGGCAGCATTAATGCTCGTAAGCGCTGGATTGCCCACGGTTTGACCCCTGTAGGCAAGTTATACCTGGATGCTGGAGCGGTTAAAGCATTGCAAAAATCTGGAAAGTCTCTCTTAGCCGCAGGAATTACTGAAGTCATGGGTGAGTTTCATGCCCACGATGCTGTACAGATCTGCGACTCGGCGGGGTTAGAAATTGCCCGTGGCATTGTCAACTACAGCAGCAACGAGCTACAGAAAATTTGCGGCGCACAATCAGAACAGATTGCTGAGATTTTGGGTTATGTGGGTGAAGAAACGATCGTCCATCGGGATAATTTGGTCTTAAGTCTGTAATAATTTTTGCAAGTTTATCATCCCTTCGAGCTTTCCAATTGCAGTATCTTTTATTCTAGGTTCTTCGTCAGTAATTTTTTATAAGCGGAAGGTTGCTAAGTCATCTTCATCTTCTGTAGGAACGAGCGCATCTGGGTTAGGTTCTGCACCAATTTTGACTTGAACGACCAAATCTTTCCAAGACACTTGCTTATTTTGCTCTAAGACTGAAAGCAGATCGATAAATGCTTTAACAGTGTTGCGGGGCGTGCGAAAATACGCTTCGCCAATGCGTTGAGAGCAATGCAACATAAAGCCCTGAATTCCTTCATCGGGTAAAAGGTATTGAGTGCGATCGCCCGAGGCAAAAACGTGACGAATTTTGCTTAATAGAACAAATAGATCCTCCGGGCTGAGGTTGCCGAGTCGAAGGATCGGATTATTGTAATCGACTAAGCCGTTGACCGCAAAAGTATTTTCAGCCAAACGAGATTGTAGAGCCGCGTAGCTGTATAGCCCTCGGCGAGTATCCATCAAAAAGTCAGGGGTGCCGCCCATGACAAAGCCTAAACCTACCGAATGACCTTGTAAACAGTCGTTAAGAATACGTAAGATTTGTTCGTAGTTGCTTTTACGGGCTTGGGTATTGGCGAGTTTATAGAGGTTTACTAATTCATCTAAACTGATGAGTAATCCAGCGTATCCGGAGAGGCGAATCAACTGAGTTAAAAGCTTGAGTTGATCATAGAAATTAGCATCATCAACGATAGTTCTTACTCCGAGTGCTTGCCGTGCATCGGTCTTAGTGGTAAATTCTCCTCTTAGCCAGCGAATTGCATTCATTTTTAGATGTTCATCGCCGTTATCATGACCTTTCCAATAAGCTGCAATAACTTCAGCAAAATCATATCCGCCGACCATCTCTGCCAGATGTTCTAAGCGTTCTCGGATGACAGCCTCTGGACTAAGATCACG
The DNA window shown above is from Timaviella obliquedivisa GSE-PSE-MK23-08B and carries:
- a CDS encoding DUF3727 domain-containing protein, producing the protein MEEDLVTMTLKDEDGRSILCQVENTLKVQGKEYVLLLPIDTPIEIFAWAEDEEDADEEGEMLVDIDEEELEDVFATARAVLAEQDLILNRTALTLTASGEIPEVEEDDIIALDIEDPEGKFNMEQFQQLAAFFFEEQEYVVCTPLDPLLFFAKINAQGEPQLLSPEEFQELVELDEFKALQAQLESEAEDFEDEN
- the mltG gene encoding endolytic transglycosylase MltG, whose product is MKIASRFSKWFFFLAVFPVTVGFCGWQGWSWWSWASAPPIAGAVAPTEKNAVQIEIPQGAAAQEIGETLKAAGLIRSIDAWNLWTRWQTLQNREGSFQAGAYELSPNQPLEAIANTIWQGKITEQSFTIPEGWSMVQMADYLAGQGLFSKEEFLAAVQQVPRDRYPWLPEGIPHLEGFLYPDTYKLPTGEVSPPVVINQMLDRFEQTALPIYQQAQGKTSYTLLQWVILSSIVEKEAVVSTERPQIASVFARRLRENIPLGSDPTVEYALGIRQTVEQPLTYAQVQTPSPYNTYINAGLPPTPISSPGIASLEASTAPANTEFLYFVARYDGTHVFSKTLAEHEAAQVAIQDGVAAQNKEKPGTIN
- a CDS encoding YqeG family HAD IIIA-type phosphatase translates to MNWGKLLQPDLMLGNSVLTLTPEVLQQHNLKGLVLDVDDTLVPFSMPEASEELRQWVELLRPTVELWLVSNNLSQNRISRIARSLNLPYILGARKPSRRKLRQATEAMNLPVHQIAMVGDRLFTDVLAGNRLGMFTVLVEPMLNPARKKQRYHIRNFEVWLSQILGATLSPKEEL
- the proB gene encoding glutamate 5-kinase codes for the protein MSQTLVIKIGTSSLTQPSTGFLALATLAQLVETLSQLRSQGYQVILVSSGAVGVGCARLGLIDRPRTIAMKQAVAAVGQGRLMRVYDDLFSILQQPIAQVLLTRSDLERRSSYINAYRTFRQLLKLGVIPIVNENDTLAIEEIKFGDNDTLSARVASLVKADWLFLLTDVAQLYSADPRSNPNAQPISIVDNIADLVDVKVGDRGSDWGTGGMITKIEAARIATAAGIRTVITEGRSPQNIIKILQGEAIGTLFEPQIGSINARKRWIAHGLTPVGKLYLDAGAVKALQKSGKSLLAAGITEVMGEFHAHDAVQICDSAGLEIARGIVNYSSNELQKICGAQSEQIAEILGYVGEETIVHRDNLVLSL
- a CDS encoding ATP-binding protein, whose translation is MVIQSLQAGVVPRKGQHLIQVGRVEEIKAVIRDLDRMAEGGSAIRFVIGEYGSGKTFFLSLVRSIALEKKLVTAHADLTPDRRLHATGGQARSLYAELMQNLATRTKPEGGALPSIVERFVTSAVSEGRDRDLSPEAVIRERLEHLAEMVGGYDFAEVIAAYWKGHDNGDEHLKMNAIRWLRGEFTTKTDARQALGVRTIVDDANFYDQLKLLTQLIRLSGYAGLLISLDELVNLYKLANTQARKSNYEQILRILNDCLQGHSVGLGFVMGGTPDFLMDTRRGLYSYAALQSRLAENTFAVNGLVDYNNPILRLGNLSPEDLFVLLSKIRHVFASGDRTQYLLPDEGIQGFMLHCSQRIGEAYFRTPRNTVKAFIDLLSVLEQNKQVSWKDLVVQVKIGAEPNPDALVPTEDEDDLATFRL